One stretch of Actinopolymorpha sp. NPDC004070 DNA includes these proteins:
- a CDS encoding LLM class flavin-dependent oxidoreductase, whose amino-acid sequence MTSVGAMFPCAVEPEALPSYAHQVEALGYQELWVVEDCFFAGGIAAATAALAATERLAVGIGVLPAVMRNPATAALELSTLLRIFPGRVLPGFGHGVASWMEQIGALPPSQLAALGESVAAVRALLAGETVTTAGKHVRLDGVRLEFPIAEPPPISLGVRAARSLRLSGKVADGTVLSELSAPAYVRWAREQVDAGRAEAGRTDPHRYTVYAYLGLDEDGEWAVRRSIARVLRGDCSVQLGPMGIAEEAADLARIHAEEEDLARALPREWLHQLAVTGTPDEAAKTLREFHDAGADSVVFVPAGDPTQALSGLAQAAAVGLTDPVVTESESWPT is encoded by the coding sequence ATGACGAGCGTCGGTGCGATGTTCCCGTGTGCGGTCGAGCCGGAGGCGCTGCCCTCCTACGCCCACCAGGTCGAGGCCCTCGGCTACCAGGAGCTGTGGGTGGTCGAGGACTGCTTCTTCGCCGGCGGCATCGCCGCCGCGACGGCGGCCCTGGCGGCCACCGAGCGGCTGGCCGTCGGGATCGGCGTCCTGCCGGCGGTGATGCGCAACCCCGCGACCGCCGCACTGGAGCTGTCCACCCTGCTGCGGATCTTCCCCGGCCGGGTGCTGCCCGGGTTCGGTCACGGTGTGGCGAGCTGGATGGAGCAGATCGGCGCGCTGCCCCCGTCGCAGCTGGCCGCGCTCGGGGAGAGCGTGGCGGCGGTCAGGGCACTCCTGGCCGGTGAGACGGTGACGACGGCCGGAAAGCACGTGCGGCTGGACGGCGTACGCCTGGAGTTCCCGATCGCGGAGCCGCCGCCGATCTCGCTCGGCGTGCGCGCGGCGAGGTCGCTGCGGCTGTCCGGGAAGGTCGCCGACGGCACCGTGCTGTCGGAGCTGTCCGCGCCGGCCTACGTTCGCTGGGCACGCGAGCAGGTGGACGCCGGCCGCGCCGAGGCCGGGCGTACCGACCCGCACCGCTACACCGTCTACGCCTACCTCGGCCTGGACGAGGACGGCGAGTGGGCGGTCCGACGCAGCATCGCGCGGGTGCTGCGCGGTGACTGCTCGGTGCAGCTCGGCCCGATGGGGATCGCCGAGGAGGCCGCCGACCTGGCCCGAATCCACGCCGAGGAGGAGGACCTGGCGCGGGCGCTGCCCCGGGAGTGGCTCCACCAGTTGGCCGTGACCGGCACGCCCGACGAGGCGGCGAAGACGCTGCGTGAGTTCCACGACGCCGGGGCCGACTCGGTGGTGTTCGTGCCCGCGGGTGACCCCACGCAGGCGTTGTCCGGGCTGGCCCAGGCAGCCGCGGTCGGGCTGACCGACCCGGTGGTCACCGAGTCCGAGTCCTGGCCGACGTAG
- the gcvP gene encoding aminomethyl-transferring glycine dehydrogenase codes for MTVPTSGSAPGSAPESAPGLEPTPRTATAPLAGGLRAHARLGEPISADVFAERHIGPDAEDRAKMLAACGFGSLEELVAAAVPGGIRAGSPLDLRPAVTEGQALAELRELSGRNRLMVSMIGMGYADTVTPPVIRRNVLENPAWYTAYTPYQPEISQGRLEALVNFQTMVGDLTGLPVAGASLLDEATAAAEAMTLLRRTNRKSTSARFVVDADCLPQTIAVLATRAEALGITVDVADLSAGLPEGEFFGVLLQYPGVSGALRDHRELVADAHERGAQVAVAADLLACAVVRPPGEIGADVAVGSAQRLGVPMMYGGPHAGYMAVRKGLERNLPGRLVGVSVDAAGRPAYRLALQTREQHIRREKATSNICTAQVLLAVIAGMYAVYHGADGLREIAARIHRSAAVLAAGLRAGGVEVVHEAYFDTVLARVPRRAAEVVAAARERGINLRLADADHVGVACDEATTPDHLAAVWAAFGVGRSVGDVADLDASTPDAVPAHLVRTSAFCTHPVFERHRSETSMLRYLRGLADDDFALDRGMIPLGSCTMKLNPTAAMEPISWPEFAGIHPFAPIEDAQGYLTLIRQLEDWLARITGYAAVSLQPNAGSQGELAGLLAIRAYHRSRGEGERDVCLIPSSAHGTNAASAVLAGMRVVVVAATEEGTVDLADLRTKLDSHRDRVAAIMVTYPSTHGVYEEDITELADLVHEAGGQVYVDGANLNALLGLARLGEFGGDVSHLNLHKTFCIPHGGGGPGVGPVAVREHLAPYLPNHPLRPEAGPATGVGPVSAAPFGSAGILPISWAYIAMMGEPGLRLATESAVLAANYVATRLAPHYNVLYTGRHNLVAHECVIDLRPLAKEAGVSVDDVAKRLIDYGFHAPTMSFPVAGTFMVEPTESESLAELDRFCAAMIAIRGEIAKVASGEWPAGDNPLVNAPHTVEMLAGEWDHPYTRDEAAYPMPTLRRRKYWSPVRRIDQAYGDRNLVCVCPPPDAFAE; via the coding sequence ATGACCGTCCCCACCTCCGGATCCGCGCCCGGATCCGCGCCCGAATCCGCGCCCGGCCTCGAGCCCACGCCGCGAACGGCGACCGCGCCCCTCGCCGGGGGCCTGCGCGCACACGCCCGGCTCGGCGAACCCATCTCTGCGGACGTGTTCGCCGAGCGGCACATCGGCCCGGACGCCGAGGACCGGGCCAAGATGCTCGCGGCCTGCGGGTTCGGGTCGCTGGAGGAACTCGTCGCCGCCGCGGTCCCGGGCGGCATCCGAGCCGGCTCCCCGCTCGACCTGCGCCCCGCGGTGACAGAGGGGCAGGCGCTGGCCGAGCTGCGTGAGCTCTCCGGCCGCAACAGGCTGATGGTGTCGATGATCGGGATGGGGTACGCCGACACCGTGACCCCGCCGGTCATCCGTCGCAACGTGCTGGAGAACCCCGCCTGGTACACCGCGTACACGCCGTACCAGCCGGAGATCAGCCAGGGCCGGCTGGAGGCGCTGGTCAACTTCCAGACCATGGTGGGCGACCTGACCGGGCTGCCGGTCGCCGGTGCGTCCCTGCTGGACGAGGCGACCGCCGCCGCGGAGGCGATGACCCTGCTCCGGCGTACCAACCGCAAGTCCACCAGCGCGCGGTTCGTCGTCGACGCCGACTGCCTGCCGCAGACGATCGCGGTGCTGGCGACCCGCGCGGAGGCGCTCGGCATCACCGTCGACGTCGCCGACCTGTCCGCCGGGCTGCCGGAGGGTGAGTTCTTCGGCGTCCTGCTGCAGTACCCCGGTGTCAGCGGCGCGCTGCGCGACCACCGCGAGCTGGTCGCCGACGCACACGAACGCGGCGCGCAGGTGGCGGTGGCCGCCGACCTGCTGGCCTGCGCGGTGGTCCGCCCGCCGGGGGAGATCGGCGCCGACGTCGCGGTCGGCAGCGCACAGCGGCTCGGTGTGCCGATGATGTACGGCGGTCCGCACGCCGGCTACATGGCGGTCCGCAAGGGCCTGGAGCGCAACCTGCCCGGCCGCCTGGTGGGGGTGTCCGTCGACGCGGCCGGCCGGCCGGCGTACCGGCTGGCCCTGCAGACCCGCGAGCAGCACATCCGGCGGGAGAAGGCCACCAGCAACATCTGCACCGCGCAGGTGCTGCTCGCGGTGATCGCCGGGATGTACGCCGTCTACCACGGCGCCGACGGACTGCGGGAGATCGCCGCCCGCATCCACCGGTCCGCCGCCGTGCTCGCCGCCGGCCTGCGGGCAGGCGGCGTCGAGGTGGTGCACGAGGCGTACTTCGACACGGTGCTGGCCAGGGTGCCGCGCCGGGCCGCCGAGGTGGTGGCGGCGGCCCGCGAGCGCGGCATCAACCTCCGGCTCGCCGACGCCGACCACGTGGGCGTGGCCTGCGACGAGGCGACCACGCCCGACCACCTCGCCGCGGTGTGGGCGGCGTTCGGCGTGGGCCGGTCCGTCGGCGACGTCGCCGACCTGGACGCGAGCACGCCCGACGCGGTGCCAGCCCACCTGGTGCGCACGTCGGCGTTCTGCACCCACCCGGTCTTCGAGCGGCATCGTTCGGAGACGTCCATGCTGCGCTACCTGCGGGGGCTCGCCGACGACGACTTCGCCCTCGACCGGGGCATGATCCCGCTCGGCTCGTGCACCATGAAGCTCAACCCGACCGCGGCGATGGAGCCGATCAGCTGGCCGGAGTTCGCCGGCATCCACCCGTTCGCGCCGATCGAGGACGCCCAGGGCTACCTCACCCTGATCCGTCAGCTGGAGGACTGGCTGGCGCGGATCACCGGGTACGCCGCGGTGTCCCTGCAGCCCAACGCCGGATCCCAGGGCGAGCTCGCCGGGCTGCTGGCAATCAGGGCCTACCACCGTTCCCGTGGCGAGGGTGAGCGCGACGTGTGCCTCATCCCGTCGTCGGCGCACGGCACCAACGCCGCGTCGGCTGTCCTGGCCGGCATGCGGGTCGTGGTGGTCGCCGCCACCGAGGAGGGCACCGTCGACCTGGCCGACCTGCGCACCAAGCTCGACAGCCACCGCGACCGGGTGGCCGCCATCATGGTCACCTACCCGTCCACGCACGGCGTGTACGAGGAGGACATCACCGAGCTGGCCGACCTCGTGCACGAGGCGGGCGGGCAGGTCTACGTCGACGGCGCCAACCTGAACGCCCTGCTCGGCCTGGCCAGGCTGGGCGAGTTCGGCGGCGACGTGTCGCACCTCAACCTGCACAAGACGTTCTGCATCCCGCACGGCGGGGGCGGGCCGGGGGTGGGGCCGGTCGCGGTCCGCGAGCACCTCGCGCCCTACCTCCCCAACCACCCGCTGCGGCCCGAGGCCGGCCCGGCGACCGGTGTCGGCCCGGTGTCGGCGGCGCCGTTCGGGTCGGCCGGGATCCTGCCGATCTCCTGGGCGTACATCGCGATGATGGGAGAGCCCGGGCTGCGCCTGGCCACCGAGTCGGCCGTGCTCGCCGCCAACTACGTCGCCACCCGGCTCGCCCCGCACTACAACGTCCTCTACACCGGCCGGCACAACCTCGTCGCGCACGAGTGCGTGATCGACCTGCGGCCGCTGGCGAAGGAGGCCGGGGTCAGCGTCGACGACGTGGCCAAGCGGCTGATCGACTACGGCTTCCACGCGCCGACGATGAGTTTCCCGGTGGCGGGGACGTTCATGGTGGAGCCCACCGAGTCGGAGAGCCTGGCCGAGCTGGACCGCTTCTGCGCGGCGATGATCGCCATCCGCGGCGAGATCGCCAAGGTGGCGTCGGGGGAGTGGCCGGCCGGCGACAACCCGCTGGTCAACGCGCCGCACACGGTGGAGATGCTGGCCGGGGAGTGGGACCACCCCTACACCCGGGACGAGGCGGCCTACCCGATGCCGACGCTGCGCCGGCGGAAGTACTGGTCCCCGGTTCGCCGGATCGACCAGGCCTACGGCGACCGCAACCTCGTCTGCGTCTGCCCGCCGCCGGACGCGTTCGCCGAGTAG
- a CDS encoding bifunctional nuclease family protein, translating to MRELDVVGVRVEMPSNQPIVLLREVDGERFLPIWVGPAEASAIAHAQQGIVPARPLTHDLFRDVLVAIGQELSEVRITDLRDGVFYGILAFASGVEVSARPSDSIALALRLGVRIVCSDEVLAEAGIAIPDEQEAEVQKFREFLDQVTPEDFDTPG from the coding sequence GTGCGCGAGCTCGACGTCGTTGGTGTCCGGGTAGAGATGCCTTCCAACCAGCCGATAGTCCTGCTCCGGGAGGTCGACGGCGAACGCTTCCTACCCATCTGGGTGGGGCCCGCTGAGGCGAGTGCCATCGCCCACGCCCAACAGGGCATCGTTCCTGCCCGGCCCCTCACCCATGACCTGTTCCGTGACGTCCTCGTGGCGATCGGGCAGGAGCTGAGCGAGGTCAGGATCACCGATCTGCGCGACGGGGTGTTCTACGGCATCCTGGCGTTCGCCAGTGGCGTGGAGGTGAGCGCCCGGCCGTCGGACTCGATCGCGCTGGCGCTGCGCCTCGGCGTCCGCATCGTCTGCTCCGACGAGGTGTTGGCGGAGGCGGGCATCGCGATCCCGGACGAACAGGAGGCCGAGGTCCAGAAGTTCCGGGAGTTCCTGGACCAGGTCACACCCGAAGATTTCGACACTCCCGGCTGA
- a CDS encoding small basic family protein translates to MIATIGLVIGIVAGLVLQPSVPLPLQPYLPIAVVAALDAVFGGLRALIDGIFDDRVFVVSFIGNVLVAAVMVYLGDQLGVGAQLSTGVVVVLGIRIFSNMAAIRRRLFKA, encoded by the coding sequence GTGATCGCGACGATCGGACTCGTCATCGGTATCGTCGCCGGGCTCGTGCTCCAGCCGTCGGTGCCGCTGCCGCTGCAGCCGTATCTCCCGATCGCGGTGGTGGCCGCCCTGGACGCGGTCTTCGGTGGTCTGCGCGCGCTGATCGACGGCATCTTCGACGACCGCGTGTTCGTGGTGTCGTTCATCGGCAACGTCCTGGTCGCCGCCGTCATGGTCTACCTCGGCGACCAGCTGGGCGTCGGCGCGCAGTTGTCGACCGGTGTGGTCGTCGTCCTCGGCATCCGGATCTTCTCCAACATGGCGGCCATCCGGCGGCGGCTCTTCAAGGCCTGA
- a CDS encoding DUF881 domain-containing protein, which produces MADESQTPPESSGTESAATEPTTPGPESTSTEPTAPEPAAPEPAASASAGPTGTGNPARAGKTATKPTPAKPRDTAWRRLAGAFRPHTSRAQVAAAVLLAALGFAATVQVRALRNTDEFANADRTQLIQIMDGLQQRSRRLETDIGDLQRSKADLVSGADRRRSALEQAQTRAQTLGILAGTLPATGPGIRLTITDNQAAVNASLVLNTIEELRDAGAEAIEINDRVRVVASSYVLDGQGGIIVDGKLLPAPYTIDAIGDARTLATAMRIPGGVVDEVSQKGGLASVLERQTIQVNSLHSVVSPRYARPAPDKSPGSSSR; this is translated from the coding sequence ATGGCAGACGAGAGCCAAACTCCCCCCGAGAGCTCCGGGACCGAGTCGGCGGCGACCGAGCCGACCACCCCCGGGCCCGAGTCGACAAGTACCGAGCCGACCGCACCCGAGCCGGCCGCACCCGAGCCGGCCGCGTCGGCAAGTGCCGGGCCGACCGGGACAGGGAACCCCGCGCGGGCCGGGAAGACCGCCACGAAGCCCACGCCCGCCAAGCCGCGCGACACCGCCTGGCGCCGGCTGGCCGGAGCGTTCCGCCCGCACACCTCCCGTGCGCAGGTCGCCGCCGCCGTGCTGCTGGCGGCGCTCGGCTTCGCGGCGACGGTCCAGGTGCGGGCGTTGCGCAACACCGACGAGTTCGCCAACGCCGACCGCACGCAGCTCATCCAGATCATGGACGGCCTGCAGCAACGCTCCCGCCGCCTGGAGACCGACATCGGTGACCTGCAACGGTCCAAGGCCGATCTGGTCTCCGGCGCCGACCGCCGCCGCTCCGCACTGGAGCAGGCCCAGACCCGCGCCCAGACGCTCGGCATCCTCGCCGGGACCCTCCCCGCGACCGGGCCGGGCATCCGGCTCACGATCACCGACAACCAGGCGGCGGTCAACGCCTCCCTGGTGCTCAACACGATCGAGGAGCTACGCGACGCGGGCGCGGAGGCGATCGAGATCAACGACCGGGTCCGGGTGGTCGCGTCGAGTTACGTCCTGGACGGCCAGGGCGGGATCATCGTCGACGGCAAGCTGCTGCCGGCGCCGTACACCATCGACGCGATCGGCGACGCGCGTACTCTCGCCACGGCGATGCGCATCCCCGGTGGCGTCGTGGACGAGGTGAGCCAGAAGGGCGGGCTCGCCTCGGTCCTGGAGCGACAGACCATCCAGGTCAACTCCTTGCACAGCGTGGTGAGCCCTCGCTACGCTCGCCCGGCCCCGGACAAATCGCCCGGGTCCTCCTCTCGATGA
- a CDS encoding MerR family transcriptional regulator, whose product MSGAASARSGSFSIGEVLARLRPEFPDVTISKIRFLEAEGLIEPERAPSGYRKFGHEDVERLRFVLTAQRDHYLPLRVIKEHLAALDAGLTPPNLPAGEGRVQPAPRIVDDEGTVRPSAFRPSRSDVRWGRQEVIELAGIKPELFEQLESYGLVTARHGRDQFDEDALAIAKVAGELAGFGLEPRHLRAFRTAADRQVGLIEQVTAPLVRHRAADSRARAEERTRELAALSVHLHALLVKAGLHG is encoded by the coding sequence GTGAGCGGGGCGGCGTCGGCGCGATCCGGCAGTTTTTCCATCGGTGAGGTGCTGGCCCGGCTGCGCCCGGAGTTCCCGGACGTCACCATCTCCAAGATTCGGTTCCTCGAGGCCGAGGGGCTCATCGAGCCCGAGCGGGCACCTTCGGGTTACCGCAAGTTCGGCCACGAGGACGTCGAGCGGCTGCGGTTCGTGCTGACCGCGCAGCGCGACCACTACCTCCCGCTGCGGGTCATCAAGGAACACCTCGCCGCGCTGGACGCCGGCCTGACGCCGCCGAACCTTCCTGCCGGTGAGGGACGTGTTCAGCCCGCGCCGCGGATCGTCGACGACGAAGGCACCGTACGCCCGTCGGCGTTCCGGCCGAGTCGCTCCGACGTGCGGTGGGGACGTCAGGAAGTCATCGAGCTGGCCGGCATCAAGCCCGAGCTGTTCGAGCAGCTCGAGTCCTACGGCCTGGTCACCGCCCGGCACGGCCGCGACCAGTTCGACGAGGACGCGCTGGCCATCGCCAAGGTCGCGGGTGAGCTGGCCGGCTTCGGTCTGGAGCCGCGCCACCTGCGTGCCTTCCGTACGGCAGCCGACCGGCAGGTGGGCCTGATCGAGCAGGTCACCGCCCCGCTGGTTCGTCATCGTGCCGCCGACTCACGGGCCCGGGCGGAGGAACGCACCCGGGAGCTCGCCGCTTTGTCGGTGCATCTGCACGCCCTGCTGGTGAAGGCCGGACTGCACGGATAG
- the gcvH gene encoding glycine cleavage system protein GcvH: MFPDDLSYTSDHEWVRDPGGADSTVRIGITDYAQGALGDIVYVSLPEVGTDVEAGAACGELESTKSVSDLFSPIKGTVVARNDALDDRPELVNSDPYGDGWMIEVRPADRTELDNLLDADAYQAQVEQS, encoded by the coding sequence GTGTTCCCGGACGACCTCAGCTACACCAGCGACCACGAGTGGGTCCGCGATCCCGGCGGTGCCGACAGCACGGTCCGCATCGGTATCACCGACTACGCACAGGGTGCGCTCGGTGACATCGTCTACGTCAGCCTGCCGGAGGTGGGCACCGACGTCGAGGCCGGCGCGGCCTGCGGTGAGCTCGAGTCCACCAAGAGCGTGAGCGACCTCTTCTCGCCCATCAAGGGCACGGTGGTGGCCCGCAACGACGCGCTGGACGATCGCCCCGAGCTGGTCAACTCCGACCCCTACGGCGACGGCTGGATGATCGAGGTGCGCCCGGCCGACCGGACCGAGCTCGACAACCTGCTCGACGCCGACGCCTACCAGGCGCAGGTGGAACAGTCCTGA
- a CDS encoding MerR family transcriptional regulator, whose amino-acid sequence MLFGAGDGVPEPPGDDLGYRGTTACAAAGITYRQLDYWARTSLVEPSIRPASGSGTQRLYSFRDILLLKVIKRLLDAGVSLQQIRTAVTHLRERGAGDLTEITLMSDGASVYECTSPDEVIDLLQGGQGVFGIALGRVSREVEGSLAQLPGERLDGGGAAAHPDDELSARRQARLIG is encoded by the coding sequence CTGCTGTTCGGAGCGGGAGACGGCGTTCCGGAGCCGCCCGGCGACGACCTCGGCTACCGCGGAACCACCGCGTGCGCCGCAGCCGGCATCACCTACCGCCAGCTCGACTACTGGGCCCGCACCTCCCTGGTCGAGCCCTCCATCCGGCCCGCGTCCGGCTCGGGCACCCAGCGTCTGTACTCCTTCCGCGACATCCTGCTCCTCAAGGTCATCAAGCGGTTGCTCGACGCGGGCGTCTCGCTCCAGCAGATCCGCACCGCGGTCACCCACCTGCGCGAGCGGGGTGCCGGCGACCTCACCGAGATCACGCTGATGAGCGACGGTGCCAGCGTCTACGAGTGCACCTCGCCGGACGAGGTGATCGACCTGCTCCAGGGCGGGCAGGGCGTCTTCGGCATCGCGCTCGGCCGGGTGTCCCGCGAGGTCGAGGGATCCCTCGCCCAGCTTCCCGGCGAGCGCCTCGACGGTGGCGGCGCCGCTGCCCACCCCGACGACGAGCTGTCCGCCCGTCGCCAGGCCCGGCTCATCGGCTGA
- a CDS encoding DUF881 domain-containing protein, which translates to MARGESVTSTADGKKPPAGSDRPTNARTGAWTDSYPEFRRNDSMSLMRELVTHALDDGYAAAAARRGPNRSRPRRGIGATVVVLVVFGLMLAVAAVQTRHFAPEVEKEKADLIVRIRAEAARNDRLRTRAGALQEEVSGLQSDILASTTTGKDLSAQLDALEVIAGTGRVRGPGLRLTIDDAPDDQVSGGDGAEGRILDIDLQQTVNGLWAAGAEAVSVNGERLTAMTAIRGADKSITVDYRPLARPYVVEAIGDPKALEARFTESPGGEWLLNLKAVQHIRLDTKTVDELSLPADSGTTLRYARREGAQ; encoded by the coding sequence ATGGCTCGAGGGGAGTCGGTGACCAGCACCGCGGACGGGAAGAAGCCCCCCGCCGGCAGCGACCGTCCCACCAACGCCCGGACCGGAGCGTGGACCGACTCCTACCCGGAGTTCCGGCGCAACGACTCCATGTCACTGATGCGCGAGCTGGTGACCCACGCGCTCGACGACGGATACGCCGCCGCGGCGGCCCGGCGCGGGCCCAACCGTTCCCGGCCACGGCGAGGCATCGGCGCCACCGTGGTGGTGCTGGTCGTGTTCGGGCTGATGCTGGCGGTCGCGGCGGTTCAGACCCGGCACTTCGCCCCCGAGGTCGAGAAGGAGAAGGCCGACCTGATCGTCCGCATCCGCGCCGAGGCAGCCCGCAACGACCGGCTGCGCACGCGGGCCGGTGCCCTCCAGGAGGAGGTGTCCGGCCTGCAGAGCGACATCCTCGCCAGCACCACCACCGGCAAGGACCTCAGCGCCCAGCTGGACGCACTCGAGGTGATCGCCGGCACCGGCAGGGTGCGGGGTCCCGGACTCCGGTTGACGATCGACGACGCGCCCGACGACCAGGTGTCCGGTGGCGACGGCGCCGAGGGACGGATCCTCGACATCGACCTGCAGCAGACGGTCAACGGCCTGTGGGCGGCGGGCGCGGAGGCGGTCTCGGTGAACGGCGAACGCCTCACCGCTATGACCGCGATCCGCGGCGCCGACAAGTCGATCACCGTCGACTACCGCCCGCTGGCCCGCCCCTACGTGGTGGAGGCGATCGGTGACCCGAAAGCCCTGGAGGCGAGGTTCACCGAAAGCCCGGGTGGCGAGTGGCTGCTCAATCTCAAGGCAGTGCAACATATACGTCTGGACACCAAGACGGTCGACGAGCTGAGCTTGCCGGCCGACTCGGGCACCACGCTCAGATACGCGCGGAGGGAAGGCGCCCAGTGA
- a CDS encoding FHA domain-containing protein: protein MPFCTQCGHDNAEGSRFCSQCGKALVGERPVEQTATISLGGGGEAAEERAEAELRPHEQAAVDALPFDSALLIVQRGPSAGSRFLLDSDVVTVGRHPDSDIFLDDVTVSRRHAEFHRQPQGFAVRDVGSLNGTYVNRDRIDEVMLVGGDEVQIGKFRLVYFASQRGFGRGAPGERSAAGVDGGPEEETG, encoded by the coding sequence ATGCCTTTCTGCACCCAGTGCGGGCATGACAATGCCGAGGGCAGCAGGTTCTGTTCGCAGTGCGGTAAGGCGCTGGTGGGCGAGCGGCCGGTCGAGCAGACCGCCACGATCTCGTTGGGCGGTGGCGGTGAGGCCGCCGAGGAACGCGCCGAGGCGGAGCTTCGTCCACACGAGCAGGCCGCGGTGGACGCCCTGCCGTTCGACAGCGCGCTGCTCATCGTGCAGCGTGGCCCGAGTGCGGGCAGCCGGTTCCTGCTCGACTCCGACGTGGTGACCGTCGGACGCCATCCCGACAGCGACATCTTCCTCGACGACGTGACCGTGTCCCGTCGGCACGCGGAGTTCCACCGCCAGCCCCAGGGTTTCGCGGTGCGCGACGTGGGGAGCCTGAACGGCACCTACGTCAACCGCGACCGCATCGACGAGGTGATGCTCGTCGGCGGTGACGAAGTGCAGATCGGGAAGTTCCGCCTCGTCTACTTCGCCAGCCAGCGTGGGTTCGGCCGTGGTGCGCCCGGTGAGCGCAGCGCGGCGGGTGTGGACGGAGGCCCCGAGGAGGAGACAGGGTGA